A stretch of the Haloarcula ordinaria genome encodes the following:
- a CDS encoding class I SAM-dependent methyltransferase produces the protein MTSTQAFYGRWAAVYDRLASAPGVGSWRERAADALDVDAGDTVVEMGCGTGANVPALSERVGPAGRVVGLDVTREMLLRAREHPRRVGETVDWVQADAVRPPVSDADAVLSTFVAGIFPDPAAAVDAWCDCVRPGGRVALLNFQRSDRTLAAPLNVAFEGFVRLSAPGTRLSRRSHASAFEQRVAAARERLTERTVARRYETFAGGFLGLVSGRVT, from the coding sequence GTGACCAGCACCCAGGCGTTCTACGGACGGTGGGCGGCCGTCTACGACCGCCTGGCCAGCGCCCCGGGCGTCGGGTCGTGGCGCGAGCGCGCGGCCGACGCGCTCGACGTCGACGCCGGCGACACCGTCGTCGAGATGGGCTGTGGGACTGGCGCGAACGTACCGGCTCTCAGCGAGCGCGTCGGTCCGGCCGGGCGCGTCGTCGGGCTCGACGTCACCCGCGAGATGCTGCTCCGCGCACGCGAACACCCTCGGCGCGTCGGCGAGACGGTGGACTGGGTCCAGGCCGACGCCGTCAGGCCTCCCGTTTCCGATGCCGACGCTGTCCTCTCGACGTTCGTCGCCGGCATCTTCCCCGACCCCGCGGCCGCAGTGGACGCCTGGTGTGACTGCGTCCGACCCGGCGGCCGCGTCGCGCTGCTGAACTTCCAGCGAAGCGACCGCACGCTCGCTGCACCGCTGAACGTCGCCTTCGAGGGGTTCGTCAGGCTCTCCGCGCCGGGGACACGACTCTCGCGGCGGTCACACGCCAGCGCCTTCGAACAGCGGGTCGCGGCCGCCCGCGAGCGACTCACCGAGCGAACCGTCGCTCGTCGCTACGAGACGTTCGCCGGCGGGTTCCTGGGCCTGGTCTCCGGACGGGTCACGTAG
- a CDS encoding HTH domain-containing protein translates to MSNKISNTTTSVQVEDASATDLEVSLWTRRPVCGPRTTVIDRLSSLRTNGVLSDFTVTTWPDEITISERNRQSELLETVERFEAWAADHGLSLRPPFETRTASLLVGKSEEVLTTPMMLVAAYEDGDLVGVYPCSDEERTWTIPEFLDTLEADYDDSTSLAGAASSLPVGELETS, encoded by the coding sequence ATGTCGAACAAAATCTCGAATACCACAACGTCGGTCCAGGTCGAGGACGCGTCGGCGACCGACCTCGAAGTGTCCCTCTGGACCCGTCGTCCGGTGTGTGGCCCCCGGACGACCGTCATCGACCGGCTGAGCAGTCTTCGCACGAACGGCGTCCTGAGCGATTTCACCGTAACGACCTGGCCCGACGAGATCACCATCAGCGAGCGCAACCGCCAGAGCGAACTGCTGGAGACCGTCGAGCGGTTCGAAGCGTGGGCGGCCGACCACGGCCTGAGCCTCCGCCCTCCGTTCGAGACGCGGACGGCCTCGCTCCTGGTCGGGAAGAGCGAGGAGGTGCTGACGACGCCGATGATGCTGGTGGCCGCCTACGAGGACGGCGACCTCGTGGGAGTCTACCCCTGTAGCGACGAGGAGCGGACGTGGACGATTCCGGAGTTCCTGGACACCCTGGAGGCGGACTACGACGATTCGACGTCGCTTGCGGGTGCCGCGTCGTCACTGCCAGTGGGCGAACTCGAGACCAGCTGA